A window of Stenotrophomonas indicatrix genomic DNA:
AGATTCCGCCTGAGCCGGCACAGTTGCGGCCGGAACCGGGGCGGCCGGGACCGCATCGGCCTTCGGAACGGCCGGCAATTCGCCCGCCGGAGCGGCCGGAGCGCTGGCCGCCGGGGCGGACATCAGACCCAGATCCTGATCGGCGGCCGGGCGGTTGCCATGGCCGGCGTACCAGGCCATGAAGAGGCTGATGCCGAAGAACACCACGGCCAGCCACTTGGTCGACTTGGACAGGAA
This region includes:
- the secG gene encoding preprotein translocase subunit SecG — its product is MLMLILNVVYVLVAVAMVALILMQRGSGAAAGSGFGAGASGTVFGARGASNFLSKSTKWLAVVFFGISLFMAWYAGHGNRPAADQDLGLMSAPAASAPAAPAGELPAVPKADAVPAAPVPAATVPAQAESSVSGEEKPSEGSQKD